Part of the Ornithodoros turicata isolate Travis chromosome 6, ASM3712646v1, whole genome shotgun sequence genome, GCGGACGCGTGGCCGCACGGGGCGTAATTTTATCCTATATCTAGTATGCAACCTACCAAATAAAATTCAGTTATCCCGTTACGAATTCACTGTGACTACGGTGCTCACAACTGACAATATGCTCGCTCTGGTACCTCTTGAAATCCGCATACGCGGAGGGAGCCTACATCTTATATGGAGAGAGCACATTTGTTAACGCGGTCTGCATTGGTGGGCCTTGGATTATGACCGAAAGGTCGCTGGGCACACCTCCCCAAGTGGGGTGTGTTGCCAAAAGttgattttctttttgtttaattagtgTGTGCGTCATTCATTTGCTATAGCAGACTATCAGTTGCAAATTGATTCAAAGGTAGCAtaaattttaaaatatcccATGAACACATCCAAGTAGATGTTGTCTATGCGACGGTTCTGCctgggatgtgaaaacagtCGGAATCTGGCAGTCGCATGGATGTGCTTTCTACTCTCTGTGAAGCTCCCATAGATATCTTAACATGCAATTTGCGATATCGCCAGAATGTACCTGGGATGTATACGATTTGCTGGGGGCGTTTCGGTGAAATCAATCCCTCGTTGAGTGAGTACACTGTGAAGGACAGATGCCACTTTCTGATCACTTTGTTACTAAAACAAAACAGTGTACGAAAAAAGTCAACAGTGCACCAGGCTTTTGAGATGAACAACAAAAACGATCCTCTGGTTTTACCTTTGCGGCCGTGACAGAAGGGAAGGTGATTGAGGATCGTTTTGGGATGAACCTAATCAGCAAGATTTGTCTGTTTTTGGCAGAACAAAAGCCGGCAGCTGCTGACAGTGACGTCTGTCATCTCCTAGTGAGAAACACTGGCCAAAGGGTTGGCTTTTCTCAGAGTGTGGTTGCTTTCTTTCGGTAATAGTAACCACTCAGAAAGTAACTTGTAAGCATGCTACCACTTTGGTGAAAGTGACAACGAACAAAAACAGTGGTCACGTGCGTAGAACCCATATTCCGCTTGTAAAGTcgcatgaaaaaaagaaaaagtcccATGTGTCCCCGAACGCAAAGGAAGCCCACTAGGCATTTGGGACAACCTTCCACCACGTACGATACAAGTGCCGGAGTGGATGCAACGAAATACAGATTGGAATAAGCTAATCAATAAGATTGAGAAGAAGGGCCGAATAAAAAACAAGGTATATGAACAAGAAGTACCTTCCAGAGGACACCGTCTGAGTGATTTGTTATTTCAGGCTAGAACGGGCTCGACACAGCGATCAAAGTGCAAGAATGTGGAGCGCATGTTGCACGGTAGAACACACAAGAAACCGCGTTCACATTTTTGCTCGCAGTGACCAAGAACATCCAATATGTTATGCTCAGGTCCGCTTATAGATGGAGTAGATATCGCTACACATGGAGCAAATACGTTATCGGGACAGCGACAAACTTAGAACGCAAGCTATACATATACACACGCTCAATTTTTGTAGATCCCGATTGTGGCCTGAACCCCATTGACCGCGAAAAGTCTAACATAAAAGTATAATGCTTGCAACCGGTGTTGTGCAAGGAGTGAAAACGTCAACATTCGATGCACTCTCAGCTTTCCGTGTAATCCAGAAGCGGCTATCTTACGGCACCTCTCCTATTCGTTGTGCGTCCCTCATAGAGAAAATGATGTGCGAATAAAGTGTTCCTCACGTTGGAGTACTTGAATGCGATGAAGAGCTGGTAGAATGAATAAATGGGTCTAAGGACGTGAAAGGCGATCTTGAGAGTGTCTCTGACGGTCTGTCCCTCAATCCTCATGTTGTTGACGGTATCCTGAAGAATGAGGCCTTCGTTGACAAGATGGCAGAAGCAGAACACTGAAACAATTTGTTGCCCATACTTTAGAAGCAAGTGTATGCATGTTGGACTCACCTACCGACCATGCCGCCTTTCAGGTAGAAACTTCCGCTGTGTCTGCCGATGAGGAACCACAGCCTGGGTGCCGACGTCTTCTTGGCTTGCATGCGAAATACGCTGGCAGTGCTGTGAGCGTACAATCCACTCTGCGAAGGTCTCACCCTCCGACTGGCCGAGTGCTTGTGCCACAATACATCCACATGCAGGATCGCCAGCCACAGCACTCCAGCAGCTGCTACAAGAATGCTGAATATCTGCAAGCGAGTTACCCACTTATTGCTCACATACCAGGGAAACGTATACCGGTTACCTCGGAGACATGAAAATTGTCCAGGGCACGATCGGCCGCACAGAAGGTGGCGCCCATAGTGAAGATGAAGACGCCATAGATGCTGCTCAGCATAAGACTCAAGTAACGCCTGCAAAAACAGAGGCTTTCGATCAAAAGACACAATGGCTATGACGTTAGGAACCTTGGTTTCGATGCCAGCTCCTCGTCTTGTTTGTCCACGACGGAGGCACTCCATCGGATGGATTTGACGGGCTCGTCGGGTTTCACCACGTCGTTGTCTGTCGGTACCATCCTCGTCATCTGCGTtactgcgggcgactgtcattCAATCTGGCATGAAATGCGCGGCGTGCCTGTCAACACGTTTCCTTTCGTCCTTCGGGTGGTCGACTGTCGCAAATGATCGACAATTATCTTTGGTATGTAAAATCCAAGGACAACATCCCCTTTAGATTGCGTGCAAGAAGGGAAAACAAGAAGGTTTGCACTGAGCCGGGTTCTTGTGGGAAGCTACCAATCTTTAGAGAAATACCCGATAAAATATAAGTCCATCTCCGTGTCTTTCCATTATCCATTGTTAGCGGATTCACCCCCAAACCCAACTGCACAGAGGACTGATGTAAGCATCAGGTAGTCCTGGTCTTGTCACGTGAAGACAGAAGTCGGTTCCTTGGCATGCAGCCAACGAAGCTGGAGAAACACAAGTACATGATAACGAAAGggaagttaggtagcaagcgagctggtggtgacgatccatgacttgaaaacccgagacaaggtagaggacgataacagacaaacacaaccgtgttgtgtttgtctgttatcgtcctctacattgtCTCGGGGTTTCAAGTCATGGACAAGTACATGCATTTGAATCCAGGCGCAATAGTGGGGATAACGTGGAGGATATGATTATTGAAAAAAGAGAAGGCTAATAGAGGCTAATCGAAAGGCCGGAGGCATGAAGGAAGCGGGTATATAGTCGTGACCGTCCCCTGGTTAACttggctcctagccaaccatcatctgaaTGTTATGGTCCCATGATTTGTGTAATACGGGGTGCTAATAATTTATTCATGAAACATGAAATGGAAGTGATCCATCCCATCTTCAACAAATGAcagatatcattcggaatgcgcTGTTATATGCGGTCAAGTCCTGTTTTAAATTAGAAAAAGCAGCTTTAGAGGCTAATCGAGAGGCCGGAGGCATGAAAGAAGCGGGTATATAGTCGTGACCGTCCCCTGGTTGACttggctcctagccaaccatcatctgaaTGTTatcgttctctcccatgatttgtGTAATACGGGATGCTAATAATTTATTCATGAAACATGAAATGGAAGTGATCCATCCCATCTTCAACAAATGAcagatatcattcggaatgcgcTGTTATATGCGGTCAAGTCCTGTTTTAAATTAGAAAAAGCGGCTTTAGAGGCTAATCGAGAGGCCGGAGGCATGAAGGAAGCGGGTATATAGTCGTGACCGTCCCCTGGTTGACttggctcctagccaaccatcatctgaaTGTTatcgttctctcccatgatttgtGTAATACGGGATGCTAATAATTTATTCATGAAACATGAAATGGAAGTGATCCATCCCATCTTCAACAAATGAcagatatcattcggaatgcgcTGTTATATGCGGTCAAGTCCTGTTTTAAATTAGACAAAGCAGCCTTAGAGGCTAATCTAGAGGCCAGAGGCATGAAGGAAGCGGATTCGTGACCGTCCCCTGGTTAACttggctcctagccaaccatcatctgaaTGTTATCGTTCTCTCCCATAATTTGTGTAATACGGGACGCTAATTCATGAAGCATAAAATGAAAGTGATCCATTCCATCTTCAACAAATGACAGATATCATTCAGAATGCGCTGTTATATGCGGTCAAGTCCCGTTTTAAATTAGAAAAAGCGGCCTTAGAGGctatgaaaaatgaaaaaatggctagcgagcaagcgagctggtgaagatgacgcATAATGTGCTAGTGTTGCTGTTGTGCTAATAATGCTAgtgttgagacttcgtgttgtgtctgtcccttcgtgttccctagtctcagggtttttacattatgctgaGAGGCTAATTGAGAGGCCGGAGACATGAAGGAAGCGAGTAGTCGTGACCGTCCCCCGGTGAATATGggtcccagtaaaccactaatatccctaggGCATCCCTACGAGgtcgtgaacgtcctgaatatctgtgcatccatgcgatatctgtgggatgttctagaacgacattcgcgtttcggTTTTACCTAGTGAATAACAGATGTCTCAGGTACGTCTGCAGGATGTTTGAAAGGAAGCAGCTTGCAGttccctgggatatccatggAAGAACCGGTAGACTATATTTTGGGCACTGATTGAACGTCTTAGGAATATCGCAAGGACGTTGCCtggagatatacggataaatACGTGATGTTTGACATGTTCCGACAGCGACGTTTTTCTTCtgctgagagcaagcaaaaacttctgtgaaCCTTACTAGATATCTGGGAATAAGTGGAATCATTATATATTtctacacacagaaaaataagcGTTCTTCGAGAGTTCTTCGTAGTGCAAGAACCTTTTCCTGAACCTTTCCTATATTCGTGAACGACAGTATGGCTAAGGATCTCCAGGTGTCCTCCTTTTGAAGAACCTTTTAAAGGTGAAAAATACGGACAAGCTGAAGAACTTTTAAAAGTTCTTTCTCGAACGGTTATTTTTATGTGTGTATTGTTCGCGTGCTGCTGGCCGTGCGAAGTATTTATGTGTGTGTACCCAGCAAACCAGAGATTTCCCCTGAACATCCATGTGATATCCTGACTCGGAGGTTTGAACGTCGCAGGGAGCATGCCACAAATCCTATAGACGTCATCTGTACGTCCAGGAGACAAAAAAATCTTCCCCTATTACACATTCCGCGAACATCCCACAAATGTACAGTAGACGTCCGTGGGATATTGACAGCTTTGAGTTCGAGACGCCGCATGGATGTTTATTGGGAGCTTGAAGTTGCTTTTATCATCTTCAAagcatattttgaaacatttgcgagagttgtgtgtgtgtgtgtgtgggggaggTGCTGGTGTCGGCACCATCAACAGAGCCGTAACTATGTTGAGTGGCCACCACATAACTATTTCGTTCCCTGTGTCCCCTCTGTGCCCGTTTCTGGTATTTCCCATACCGGACACAGAGCGCGGCggtttaaataaagcaaacagagaaatggaaaagctcacagtccaaaaagcttcgaaagatactagcattccctttccaagagaaaacaaatactatattgcttgtcgcgggaacttccgcgaattcgagggtactgctcgcctccgaaacaaaacggaggatgagctgtctaagtataattcgattatgcacaaaaacaacagtcaagTGAGGAGTTGCGTGGTGTACTAACTCTGCAACAAGctaacgcctgtgtttcttactgctcttggtctgagacactcagtaGGCTAATCGAAAAtcaaatttgagagtgccacagaattccgcatcACTGCCTCTTTCGCAATAAATGCTCAATGTAACATAGACGGTCAGTTTTGGAAGGTGCGATATCttgcaatcttgcacaggacCGCCCATTGTTTTTTAGAAACGCCATTCAGCCCCTGTTTGGCAGGTACTTTTTTGTTCGTGGTGCGATCACCTCAGGATATCCAAATCTCGCTGTACCCAGGATATTCTCTTTGGGACGTACAGAGGATATACAGAATTGGATATCCCCAACAACTAGAATATTTTGAGGAGGAAGAAAGGGGGGAAAatgaagggggaaaaagccattaaagaaaagtaaatgacactagacgtatttgaaattaaaaattacagatgaagatggcttctatggctgcacgcagagaaacagatactcatggaacgatgcgacagcaccagaggacacgtgtttcgccgtgcaAGCTACAGTGGCGTCCCTTCGGCACGGGCTGTTGGCCCAACGTCATTGGCCAGGTCTTCGCCGACGTAGTTGGCAGTTACCCAGACAACACGAAATGGTCCGATAAACGTTACTGggatctcacattggggatgttgCGGACATCCCAAGCATGTTCCAAACACAGCCTAAACTTGtcccaaaaatgaaaaaatgagaCACCGAGAAATGTTTCAGGGAGATCCTGTGGATGTCCCCGAGGGATGTGCATCAGACGTGAATGGGATATCGCTGAGAAGCCCCTCCCCCTCGTCCCGTCCCCCTTTTAGTGTTGTTCTTTCCACTTTTTGAGCTATATAATGTATTATAGGCACATTATGTTACCtcgtagaggcgcatttccggtTTGGATAGCTGAGGAAGGAGCGGAAGCAGAGGCAGAGGTGGATGTATGGCGAATACGGCTGACTGCAattcaatagagagttttaatgcaccgtacgctatcgcctttgcgtacataaggaatagcgtggtggttctgcgcaatgcgcgaagctctctcaatgttttgcgcgtgcacagaaccagcaacgctacctcttgcgtacgcaaatgcggtaacgtacgatccactaaaactcactattcatACAGAGGAAATGAAATGTACAGGTGAATATGCAACAATGTTATAAATGCAAGACCTACCACAAGCCCGTAGACTATATCAAAAATTCAAACAAAAATTCAGTGAGTGTGGAAGGAAATTATCCGAACGAAACAACAAACAAGGGTCCAAactaacaaaacaaaaaagtacaAACTGGAATGTTCCTGGTACAGGATGTGTCGCAGTTCAACTGCGCTTCTGGTCTGGCCCAGCgaaccagatacatccagcaaataTCCATAAGATATCTCACCCGGGATGTTTGGATATCCAttggagtttgccacagatccgttttacatccatgcgatatcccggcgactagcatttctgccatgtttgtagatccactgaaagtccctgcgacgtctggcacggatatttggatatatacgggaggttacgaatatcgtacatattttgctttcaaaAATTTTGTGCACAagatatttagtgtttgtagagtgcgtagagaccactgcgtaccagcaaataatatttattgtgtgttttaacccatttgatactattgttcccatttgggaacagaaacattaccttagcctaacaggattcatcacagtacagcaacaccgtgGGACCTGCCAGCATAAATgccgaaccctgcccgcctcacttggaccacttgggaaaacccacagtaacctctatttgcgagctggatggaacatatactgaaatacaaatcgttacacacacgttcgttaggggtagcgtggcgtaaaccatttgtaacggtgacgaggatgtatcttcgcaattcctctgtttctgcatcaacccacagtatacccaacaacatttctgacatcccttcctatcaactactgtgtttttaattcaggctaccttctctataaggacaaacaaatctttcctggatctcccatagacatccctaggatctgcaggctacctgtcatgggacattcaaacatccagagcgcgatattcttccaacataccagggacatctgttgtttactggagtaagcccaaaaCGCAATGGAATTGTGCAATATCCCATACatatcctatggatgtcgagatattcaggacTTCGCGACCTTGTAGAGATGTCCgagggatattaatggtttgctgggggGCAGGAAGAGCAGAAGTAGAGATGGAGCGAATGCGGCTCACTGCAAGACAACCATATACAAAGGGAGTTAAATGTACAGGTGAATATGCAACGGTGTCATAAATGGGAGATGTATTACAAGAACGCGAAACCTGCTCTCAAACATGATGTGGCAGAGTATAGGCCAAAACTGATCTTTTGTCAGTGGAAGTCCATTGACGTTCATAATTATCGCAATTTCGTATCTAACCAAACCGAAATGGCAATATTTTCCATCTTCCATTCCTTCCACACCGGATGCAAAACGTGGGGTTCATAGCAACGTCCTTGCATAAGTTGGGAGATCGATAAATGACCGCTGCGTCTTCAGCAATTTCAGCAGTTTTGTCAGACCTACATATGCGACACAGACGATGCAAGCGCCCCACAACCTCGGCCGCTCTTCAGAGTTAGCATGCGGAGGAACACTGGATAGGGAAGCGTGCATCTCAGCTGCATCTGACTGACGTAGTCACGATGGGCCTGCACATGCAATAGTAGTCACATGACAGTGCAGTTCAAGAGTGCGGAAAGTTTAAATATACTTACTTTTGCTTGCCATTGCTAACGACAGTTCCGTAGCAGACTCGCAGACACGCATCACAATAATGGACGCCCGAGTGGCCTCCTTCCCGTCGCTTTCCGTACTGGTCATTGCCGAACGTCCCAATTTGGCATCCACAAGGAGATTGCGCGGGTTTCAAATGCTGCGTTTCAAACGCACATCCTACCAATGTACGAGATACATCGCCTGTGGGACTGCGGACGTTGGGACATGTTTGGGATGTCCCTACAAAGTTTCGTGTTGTCTGGGTAACGTTGGCCAGACGTTAGAACGTGACTGGCTGGCCGACTTAGTTGGCTGCCAACTGGTCCCCGACTTttgcgtacttcttgtttcggcacattcagcgtcggatatttcTTATGGATTTCTAAAACATGGAAACAGAattgctttcaacgaggaatatcttcCATCCTGCCATCTCacttttgcgcgaaatcccctaattaaagaattaatgaattttaggtaattgatGATCTTGTAGTTATATACTTTCTTCGACATAACCTTCGCCTGACCAACTCAAAAACGGCATCCATTTTGTTCagctagttttcttttttttttcaacgaaaattctgtaacgaataaaaaaaaacaccctgtatatagatatatggtgttggtggatgaccggcaaacaTCGAAACTGTGAAGCACAAACAGCATATCAGTGACAAAATTCTTACTGgtaaaaacaccacaaatgaagcctgggACCTACGatgcaagaaaaacaaacgaataGATTAGATGTATGAGAGCTTTTTTTTATGGAAAACGGATCAAAAGGGACACATTCAACAACCGCGCCGATTTTGcaacatcggcggcggcgaGGTCCAGTTCAGACCTCCGGCGGCGGCGCGCTCTAGTTCAGTCGCCTCGTGAccacaagggagctgccatccgttggtcatagAAGGCGTTGCTTTCGCGAAGACAACAGTCGAAGGCTAAGACCGTGGctaatagcgtcctcgataaacttgctccggaattgccccgaaaccacagtggtgcgtggcgctctacactggcggtgccctgggcggaggcattatcgaacatgaaactgcactgcattggtggatctgatggatactagcatgcgctacctagagatctgtgctcgttgtggctcgtaggctgcgcgacccgtagcgagaggcacctggcgagcggcaccgatcgaatgccatgctgacgatgactgtctgctgctacttgcccggctacacctggctacttgccgcttctgccttcctccgtgcttccggcaatcgcgatgcttcttgggattgcactctggcgctcggccgattttctcggtgtgggttcggggcaactcagtgctgcactgaacgggtgcactcctttaatcgaagacgttcagtgcgcaccagtgcagtttatcgaggatggcaagccgcaccaggtcgcaccggggcgcaccggtgcagtttacCGAGGACGCTATAAGACAACAATGATCCAAAGATTGAATACACacaggctgcgttccaatacctcgcgcccgcgaagccgcctgactaggcagctgagtagacccctttgacagaatggcgtaaatgcaggctagctggtggataaattccatgataggcaagcctgagcgatgggcttGATGAgtcaagcctgagcgatgggcatcgctcaggcttgcctatcatggaatagacccctttgcttgtcactattggaacaggcttgcctagccgaggcgcctgtggcgccatctcgttgctcacgcaagaaatgcgtacggcgcaagcgcagcaggactctaatgcgctaagtttgtaggacatcgtgcataaactgtcaccttcacaactaaacatgtgttgcagctctctacgcagttttaaaaaacataccactatgtgcaactttacatttaaagccagcagaaacagcgagcacgctggtaccgtcaacgcgcgtctccatcccggttgtcagatggtcaggcgtataacaagactgcatcgatgcgcacagcggaacttggcgagatttggaacgagacttaacatggcggcacttccggttagaccgctaggctaCAGTGGCTAGAAGGCCACTGCCTTCTAGCCACTGCCACTGCTAGCCACTGTAGCTAGGCCATAGCTAGGCCACGGCCACtcggccatagcctcctatatactgatc contains:
- the LOC135397429 gene encoding proton channel OtopLc-like isoform X4, whose translation is MTVARSNADDEDGTDRQRRGETRRARQIHPMECLRRGQTRRGAGIETKVPNVIAIVSFDRKPLFLQALLESYAEQHLWRLHLHYGRHLLCGRSCPGQFSCLRGNRYTFPWYVSNKWVTRLQIFSILVAAAGVLWLAILHVDVLWHKHSASRRVRPSQSGLYAHSTASVFRMQAKKTSAPRLWFLIGRHSGSFYLKGGMVVFCFCHLVNEGLILQDTVNNMRIEGQTVRDTLKIAFHVLRPIYSFYQLFIAFKYSNIVINHAFTASRFGMMHLIGTCLYFWFSSIVQEYHHSTHGDYKHGNRTILDFTSVTLYLQPFTIEYQIILAGVWYIVWQNIGTDPPGQTRRQSEGDMWYESYTLLTSHVVTVIQVVLQTLFLSDGLRRCSNSRRQKFTKPGRETVTFLIVCNIAIWVTNTFQTEKPHLNNYMRMCFGESAWVMVKHSTLPLMLFYRFHSSVCLADIWKSAYESDIAL